In Stigmatella aurantiaca, one DNA window encodes the following:
- a CDS encoding acyl-CoA dehydrogenase family protein: protein MSFFQDAPRLGNQYDDDALLQGYLARKLPEELRRSLTGELRELGDLSGRYFYEFQQRDRLNEPELTQWDAWGQRIDRIDVTPLWREAEVLTAQRGLVAVAYEQKSAELSRIHQFALNYVIQPSLDVYSCPLAMTDGAARTLLSLGNAELLQRALPHLTSRDPAQFWTSGQWMTERTGGSDVGLTQTVARQTPEGWRLYGTKWFTSATTSQMALTLARPEGNGPGGKGLALFYVETRKPDGFLNGILINRLKDKLGTRKVPTAELTLDGTLAIPVAGLTDGIRNMSSMLNVTRTWNAVASVWMMRRAMALARDYASRRVQFGAKLSEKPLHVDTLAGMEAEFEGAFLLAFRAAELLGRMEAKVATEEDLQLQRLVTPLAKLTTGKQTVALTSEALESFGGAGYVEDTGLPRMLADAQVLSIWEGTTNVLSLDTLRALAKEGTLDVFHADVEARLATAKESGLKPCVRAAQDALEHARGWVAKALASPVGLEAGARRFALTLGRTMELALLVEHAQWCLDHGHGPKVMAAARRLARHGVNLVTEMDLDDSRLLA, encoded by the coding sequence ATGAGCTTCTTCCAGGACGCGCCCCGCCTCGGAAACCAGTATGACGATGATGCCCTGCTGCAGGGCTACCTGGCCCGCAAGCTGCCCGAGGAGCTCCGGCGCTCCCTCACCGGTGAACTCCGGGAGCTGGGGGACCTGAGCGGCCGGTACTTCTATGAGTTCCAGCAGCGGGACCGGCTCAACGAGCCGGAGCTGACGCAGTGGGACGCGTGGGGCCAGCGCATCGACCGGATCGACGTGACGCCGCTGTGGCGCGAGGCCGAGGTCCTGACGGCCCAGCGCGGCCTGGTGGCGGTGGCCTACGAGCAGAAGAGCGCCGAGCTGAGCCGGATCCACCAGTTCGCGCTCAACTACGTCATCCAGCCGTCGCTGGACGTCTACTCGTGCCCCCTGGCGATGACGGACGGGGCGGCGCGGACGCTGCTGTCGCTGGGCAATGCGGAGCTCCTCCAGCGCGCCCTGCCCCACCTGACGTCGAGGGATCCGGCGCAGTTCTGGACCTCGGGCCAGTGGATGACCGAGCGCACGGGCGGCTCGGACGTGGGGCTGACGCAGACGGTGGCGAGGCAGACGCCGGAGGGCTGGCGGCTGTACGGGACGAAGTGGTTCACCTCGGCCACCACGTCCCAGATGGCGCTGACGCTGGCGCGGCCGGAGGGCAACGGCCCGGGCGGCAAGGGGCTGGCGCTGTTCTATGTGGAGACGCGCAAGCCGGATGGGTTCCTGAACGGAATCCTCATCAACCGGCTGAAGGACAAGCTGGGCACGCGCAAGGTGCCCACCGCGGAGCTGACGTTGGACGGGACGCTGGCCATCCCGGTGGCGGGGCTGACGGACGGCATCCGGAACATGTCCTCCATGCTGAACGTCACCCGGACGTGGAACGCGGTCGCCTCGGTCTGGATGATGCGGCGGGCCATGGCGCTGGCGCGCGATTACGCCTCGCGGCGGGTGCAGTTCGGCGCGAAGCTGTCGGAGAAGCCCCTGCACGTGGACACGCTGGCGGGCATGGAGGCGGAGTTCGAGGGCGCCTTCCTCCTGGCGTTCCGGGCCGCGGAGCTGCTGGGCCGGATGGAGGCGAAGGTGGCCACGGAGGAGGACCTCCAGTTGCAGCGGCTGGTGACGCCGCTGGCGAAGCTGACCACGGGCAAGCAGACGGTGGCATTGACTTCGGAGGCGCTGGAGAGCTTCGGCGGCGCGGGCTACGTGGAGGACACGGGCCTGCCGCGGATGCTGGCGGACGCCCAGGTGCTGAGCATCTGGGAGGGCACGACGAACGTGCTCTCGCTGGACACGCTGCGGGCCCTGGCCAAGGAGGGCACGCTGGATGTGTTCCACGCGGACGTGGAGGCCCGGCTGGCCACGGCGAAGGAGTCCGGCCTCAAGCCGTGCGTGAGGGCCGCGCAGGACGCCCTGGAGCATGCCCGGGGCTGGGTGGCCAAGGCCCTGGCGAGCCCCGTGGGGCTGGAGGCCGGCGCGCGGCGCTTCGCGCTCACGCTGGGCCGCACGATGGAGCTGGCCCTGCTGGTGGAGCACGCCCAGTGGTGCCTGGACCACGGCCACGGCCCGAAGGTGATGGCCGCGGCCCGCCGGCTGGCGCGCCACGGGGTGAACCTCGTCACGGAGATGGATCTGGATGATTCCCGGCTGCTGGCTTAG
- a CDS encoding ATPase has protein sequence MPEMKRPGAPPGFEPPELDTDPNRSITPKEMPSVVVEPQLPLTPPPAASQRLRPPPAAPPVPPPSEPGAERRAPLPPGYSGPDRRSTGTASYAGLERRTPVQVAAVPERRVGGTSQRRALEPATPPPSHRFWPQQPRTLEECGLTVSMVEELILKAIFFAGEMRGMDIANRLKLPTQLVDEIIEGLRRQKYLDIRGGGASGVGKSTMIYQLTSYATDMLRQILDRNRYNGPAPVTVQEWVQAVRKQTIRGNRITREQMEDKFSDIIIRDYIFDGIGPAMNSGRAIFFYGPPGNGKTAICQRMVNCFEGDIFVPHAILIDDFIVRIYDNILHRAIDDEPGQPPYDRRWVRCRRPMVVVGGELTMEMLDLVYSPEVKYYEASFQMKATNGILLIDDFGRQKVSPVDLLNRWIVPLESDTDNITLHTGKKVQVPFDVFAAFSTNLDPSDLVDDAFLRRVRYKLEVQRPDEEQFFQIFEDICHKRGVPYDAAMVEYLIDKHYRATGRVFAACQPRDLLDQVIDMANYLGIPPQLNPVLLDRAVRSYFVRFDRDPAV, from the coding sequence ATGCCTGAGATGAAGAGGCCGGGCGCGCCCCCAGGATTCGAGCCCCCGGAGCTGGATACCGATCCCAACCGCAGCATCACGCCCAAGGAAATGCCGTCGGTCGTGGTCGAGCCCCAGCTCCCCCTGACGCCCCCGCCCGCCGCCTCCCAGCGGCTCCGCCCCCCGCCCGCCGCACCGCCGGTGCCTCCTCCCAGCGAGCCAGGCGCCGAGCGCCGTGCCCCCCTGCCTCCGGGATACAGCGGCCCGGATCGCCGGAGCACCGGCACCGCCTCCTACGCGGGCCTGGAGCGCCGCACGCCGGTCCAGGTGGCCGCCGTGCCCGAGCGCCGCGTGGGCGGCACCAGCCAGCGCCGGGCGCTCGAGCCCGCCACACCACCGCCCAGCCACCGCTTCTGGCCCCAGCAGCCCCGGACGCTCGAGGAGTGCGGCCTGACGGTCTCCATGGTGGAGGAGCTCATCCTCAAGGCCATCTTCTTCGCCGGCGAGATGCGGGGCATGGACATCGCCAACCGCCTCAAGCTGCCCACCCAGCTCGTGGATGAGATCATCGAGGGGCTGCGCCGCCAGAAGTACCTGGACATCCGCGGCGGCGGCGCCTCGGGCGTGGGCAAGTCCACGATGATCTACCAGCTCACGTCCTACGCCACGGACATGCTGCGGCAGATCCTCGACCGCAACCGCTACAACGGCCCGGCCCCCGTCACCGTCCAGGAGTGGGTCCAGGCCGTGCGCAAGCAGACCATCCGCGGCAACCGCATCACCCGCGAGCAGATGGAGGACAAGTTCAGCGACATCATCATCCGCGACTACATCTTCGACGGCATTGGCCCCGCGATGAACTCGGGCCGCGCCATCTTCTTTTATGGCCCCCCGGGCAACGGCAAGACGGCCATCTGCCAGCGCATGGTCAACTGCTTCGAGGGGGACATCTTCGTTCCCCATGCCATCCTCATCGACGACTTCATCGTCCGCATCTACGACAACATCCTCCACCGTGCCATCGACGATGAGCCCGGCCAGCCGCCGTATGACCGGCGCTGGGTGCGCTGCCGCCGGCCCATGGTGGTGGTGGGCGGCGAGCTGACCATGGAGATGCTGGATCTCGTCTACTCGCCGGAGGTGAAGTACTACGAGGCGTCCTTCCAGATGAAGGCCACCAACGGCATCCTGCTCATCGACGACTTCGGGCGGCAGAAGGTGTCCCCGGTGGATCTGCTCAACCGGTGGATCGTCCCGCTGGAGAGCGACACGGACAACATCACCCTGCACACGGGCAAGAAGGTGCAGGTCCCCTTCGATGTGTTCGCCGCCTTCTCCACCAACCTGGATCCCTCGGATCTGGTGGACGACGCCTTCCTGCGCCGCGTGCGCTACAAGCTCGAAGTGCAGCGCCCGGACGAGGAGCAGTTCTTCCAGATCTTCGAGGACATCTGTCACAAGCGGGGGGTGCCCTATGACGCGGCCATGGTGGAGTACCTCATCGACAAGCACTACCGCGCCACGGGCCGCGTGTTCGCCGCCTGCCAGCCCCGCGACCTGCTGGATCAGGTCATCGACATGGCGAACTACCTGGGCATCCCGCCCCAGCTCAACCCCGTGCTGCTGGACCGCGCCGTGCGCAGCTACTTCGTCCGCTTCGACCGGGACCCGGCCGTCTAG
- a CDS encoding WbqC family protein, with amino-acid sequence MSEGILPGVSGTPGVVMAEQPHYLPWLDFYEQVARAQTLVVLDNVQWLRRGWQRRTRIALPPHVPTPAPHEPGYQWLTLPLEGAHRDSLLSELALDARQPWARKHLQTFQTLYGRRPYFRSQVLPGLEAFYAEWGAAHGPGSLLRAVLASMAIFYGPLGLSPRVVLASTLDRSHPDRTGRLASYCAQVGAEAYYSATGSMYIQPRFFREVGVRLLWQRFRYPAYPQGREGRFVVGLSIVDVLSNVPLDEVREWLKPSPWGPFALPPG; translated from the coding sequence ATGTCGGAGGGTATACTCCCTGGCGTGTCGGGCACCCCGGGCGTCGTCATGGCGGAGCAGCCTCACTACCTGCCGTGGTTGGACTTCTACGAGCAGGTGGCGAGGGCCCAGACGCTGGTGGTGCTGGACAACGTGCAGTGGCTGCGGCGGGGGTGGCAGCGGCGCACCCGCATCGCCCTGCCTCCCCATGTGCCCACCCCGGCGCCCCACGAGCCCGGGTACCAGTGGCTCACCCTCCCGCTGGAAGGGGCCCACCGGGACAGCCTCCTGTCGGAGCTGGCGCTGGATGCGCGGCAGCCCTGGGCCCGGAAGCACTTGCAGACGTTCCAGACGCTGTACGGGCGGCGGCCCTACTTCCGCAGTCAGGTGCTGCCCGGCCTGGAGGCCTTCTATGCGGAGTGGGGCGCGGCGCACGGGCCCGGCTCGTTGCTGCGCGCGGTGCTGGCCAGCATGGCGATCTTCTACGGGCCGCTGGGCCTGAGTCCCCGGGTGGTGCTGGCCTCCACGCTGGACCGCTCCCACCCGGACCGGACGGGGCGCCTGGCCTCGTACTGCGCGCAGGTGGGGGCCGAGGCGTACTACTCGGCCACAGGCTCCATGTACATCCAGCCCCGCTTCTTCCGCGAGGTGGGGGTGCGGCTGCTCTGGCAGCGCTTCCGCTACCCGGCCTACCCCCAGGGGCGCGAGGGGCGCTTCGTGGTGGGGCTGTCCATCGTGGACGTGCTGTCCAACGTGCCCCTGGACGAGGTGCGCGAGTGGCTGAAGCCCTCGCCCTGGGGGCCGTTCGCCCTTCCACCCGGGTGA
- a CDS encoding ATP-binding protein — translation MRILLVTSGAYPELVGEMTRLGHHARVEADRLAAARVLATEEVDVLGVEASPLLRDVQWLEPLRASAAPGVLLLGLAPSLDEAVLAPLLAAGVDEFLVAPFAPVEVRSRLALLAHRRAAFARQQALGVSSRNELSRLADVIQIQSDIMGAGLDLHRVTERICGQARALCEAEGAGVGRLEGDSVHYHVTVGSMAPFRGTRLLASQSLTGFSLLQGEVTLCDDTELDPRVDRETTRRLGIRSMITVPMMAGGRVGGILNIVSSRPHAFGEQSRRALELLAVMLGAAMANAAEYEAKQKLVAEHSAALSALQDTLRMFTSFMDNSPALAFVKDAEGRRVWANEPYRRFYGLDMDALHHVRDEELMPPAMAQRMRQQDLEVLQTGCSSVTEAMIPGRDGTEYHWITYRFLLKDNEGQTMLAHAALDITEHTRAEVALRNSEESFRSLIERSPEAIFVHRGGPLVYVNPSALVFLKQPASRVEGASLLDFVHPEDRALAQSMLGPPGRGLAGARELRFLSANGRVLTAEVSCLSLSFLGQPATVISARDLTERRQMQTRLVLSDRLVAMGTLAAGVAHEINNPLAFVVSNLNFMASELQAVARELPPGRVAELEEVLREASMGTTRMRQIVGDLKMLSRADDEARAPVNLQHVIESALTIARAELRPRARVVRDYADVALVEGSEGRFAQVFLNLFINAAQAIPQGQPESNEIRITLRAAQEHVIAEVRDTGAGIPSELRARIFDPFFTTKPVGEGTGLGLFVCQGIVTRFGGEISVDSEVGHGTTFRLVFPAAKGAREQPPQSSLSERPSFVPSA, via the coding sequence ATGAGAATTCTTCTCGTCACCAGCGGCGCATACCCAGAACTCGTCGGGGAAATGACCCGGCTGGGCCATCACGCCCGCGTGGAGGCGGACCGGTTGGCCGCGGCCCGGGTGCTTGCCACGGAGGAGGTGGACGTGCTCGGCGTGGAGGCTTCGCCCCTGCTCCGCGATGTGCAGTGGCTGGAGCCGCTGCGGGCCAGCGCCGCCCCCGGGGTGCTCCTTTTGGGCCTGGCCCCCTCTCTGGACGAGGCCGTGCTGGCGCCCCTGCTGGCCGCCGGGGTGGATGAGTTCCTGGTGGCCCCCTTTGCCCCCGTGGAGGTGCGCAGCCGGCTGGCGCTGCTGGCGCACCGGCGGGCCGCGTTCGCCCGGCAGCAGGCCCTGGGGGTCTCCAGCCGCAACGAGCTGTCGCGCCTGGCGGACGTCATCCAGATCCAGAGCGACATCATGGGCGCGGGGTTGGATCTGCACCGCGTCACGGAGCGCATCTGTGGGCAGGCCCGGGCCCTGTGCGAGGCGGAGGGCGCGGGCGTCGGCCGGCTGGAAGGCGACAGCGTGCACTACCACGTCACCGTCGGGAGCATGGCGCCGTTCCGGGGCACCCGGCTCCTGGCCAGCCAGAGCCTCACGGGCTTCAGCCTCCTGCAAGGCGAAGTCACCCTCTGTGACGATACCGAGCTGGATCCGCGCGTGGACCGGGAGACGACCCGGCGGCTGGGCATCCGCTCGATGATCACCGTGCCCATGATGGCGGGTGGCCGCGTGGGCGGCATCCTCAACATCGTCTCCTCGCGGCCCCATGCCTTCGGCGAGCAGAGCCGGCGGGCCCTGGAGCTGCTGGCGGTGATGCTCGGGGCGGCCATGGCCAACGCCGCCGAGTACGAGGCCAAGCAGAAGCTGGTGGCCGAGCACAGCGCCGCGCTCTCCGCGCTCCAGGACACGCTGCGCATGTTCACGTCCTTCATGGACAACAGCCCCGCGCTGGCCTTCGTGAAGGACGCCGAGGGCCGGCGCGTCTGGGCCAACGAGCCCTACCGGCGCTTCTACGGGCTGGACATGGACGCGCTGCACCACGTCCGGGACGAGGAGCTGATGCCGCCGGCCATGGCCCAGCGGATGCGCCAGCAGGATCTCGAGGTGCTCCAGACGGGGTGCTCCTCCGTGACGGAGGCGATGATTCCGGGCCGGGACGGCACCGAGTACCATTGGATCACCTACCGCTTCCTCCTGAAGGACAACGAGGGCCAGACGATGCTGGCCCACGCGGCGCTGGACATCACCGAGCACACCCGGGCCGAGGTGGCGCTGCGCAACTCCGAGGAGAGCTTCCGCTCGCTCATCGAGCGCTCGCCCGAGGCCATCTTCGTCCACCGCGGGGGCCCGCTCGTCTATGTGAACCCGTCGGCGCTGGTGTTCCTGAAGCAGCCCGCCTCCCGGGTGGAGGGCGCGTCGCTGCTGGACTTCGTGCACCCGGAGGATCGCGCCCTGGCCCAGTCGATGCTGGGGCCGCCGGGGCGGGGCCTGGCCGGCGCGCGGGAGCTGCGCTTCCTGAGCGCCAACGGCCGGGTGCTGACGGCCGAGGTGAGCTGCCTGAGCCTCTCCTTCCTGGGGCAGCCGGCCACCGTCATCAGCGCGAGGGATCTCACCGAGCGCCGGCAGATGCAGACGCGGCTGGTGCTCTCGGACCGGCTCGTGGCCATGGGCACGCTGGCGGCCGGCGTGGCGCATGAAATCAATAACCCGCTCGCCTTCGTGGTCTCCAACCTCAACTTCATGGCCTCGGAGCTGCAAGCGGTGGCGCGCGAGCTGCCCCCGGGGCGCGTGGCGGAGCTGGAGGAGGTGCTGCGCGAGGCGTCCATGGGCACCACGCGCATGCGGCAGATCGTCGGGGACTTGAAGATGCTCTCCCGCGCGGACGACGAGGCGCGGGCCCCCGTCAACCTGCAGCACGTCATCGAGTCGGCGCTCACCATCGCCCGCGCCGAGCTGCGCCCCCGGGCCCGGGTGGTGCGGGACTACGCGGACGTGGCCCTGGTGGAGGGCAGCGAGGGCCGCTTCGCGCAGGTGTTCCTCAACCTCTTCATCAACGCGGCCCAGGCCATTCCGCAGGGGCAGCCCGAGAGCAACGAGATCCGCATCACGCTGCGCGCGGCCCAGGAGCACGTCATCGCCGAGGTGAGGGACACGGGCGCCGGCATTCCCTCGGAGCTGCGGGCCCGCATCTTCGATCCGTTCTTCACCACCAAGCCGGTGGGGGAGGGCACCGGGCTGGGCCTCTTCGTCTGCCAGGGCATCGTCACGCGCTTCGGCGGGGAGATCTCCGTCGACAGCGAGGTGGGCCACGGGACGACGTTCCGGCTCGTCTTCCCCGCCGCGAAGGGCGCCCGCGAGCAGCCGCCTCAGTCCTCCTTGTCCGAGCGGCCGTCGTTCGTCCCCAGCGCCTGA
- a CDS encoding phytanoyl-CoA dioxygenase family protein: MNPLHFDVDTALAHYAGHGYARLGVLLSEEGLAALRERADALMLGQVSYPGLFFQLDASTGRYEDAPLGLGWQGPSLDYRKLEKLELDPLFRAWLENPLFERIARARIPGDIVLYRSILFHKGQAGGSNLPWHQDGGKLWGITQEPELQIWTALDDAPEDGGCLEVVPGTHHQGLVTALGGVIPPDQVAARQAEAHRVLLPVRAGEVLLVHNHIWHRSGRGRPGQRRRAFSVCYMSASTRCVRKKKAPRVFPPVFRQALGTNDGRSDKED; the protein is encoded by the coding sequence GTGAATCCGCTTCACTTCGATGTGGACACGGCGCTCGCGCACTATGCCGGGCACGGCTACGCGCGGCTGGGCGTCCTGCTCAGCGAGGAGGGCCTCGCCGCCCTGCGCGAGCGCGCCGATGCGCTCATGCTCGGACAGGTGAGCTACCCGGGGCTCTTCTTCCAGCTCGATGCCTCCACGGGCCGCTACGAGGATGCGCCCCTGGGCTTGGGCTGGCAGGGGCCCTCGCTGGACTACCGGAAGCTGGAGAAGCTGGAGCTGGATCCCCTCTTCCGCGCGTGGCTGGAGAACCCGCTCTTCGAGCGCATCGCCCGGGCCCGCATCCCCGGCGACATCGTCCTCTACCGCTCCATCCTCTTTCACAAGGGCCAGGCGGGTGGCAGCAACCTGCCCTGGCACCAGGATGGCGGCAAGCTGTGGGGCATCACCCAGGAGCCGGAGCTGCAGATCTGGACCGCCCTGGACGATGCCCCCGAGGACGGCGGCTGCCTGGAGGTGGTGCCGGGCACCCACCATCAGGGGCTCGTCACCGCCCTGGGCGGCGTCATCCCCCCGGATCAGGTGGCCGCCCGGCAGGCGGAGGCGCACCGGGTGCTCCTGCCGGTGCGGGCCGGTGAGGTGCTGCTCGTGCACAACCACATCTGGCACCGCTCCGGGCGGGGGCGGCCCGGCCAGCGCCGCCGGGCCTTCTCCGTCTGCTACATGAGCGCCAGCACGCGCTGCGTGCGCAAGAAGAAGGCGCCCCGGGTGTTCCCCCCGGTCTTCCGTCAGGCGCTGGGGACGAACGACGGCCGCTCGGACAAGGAGGACTGA
- a CDS encoding aldo/keto reductase, which translates to MRLADSPLAPWLAPRPEGAPRPPVLSLGTMNFGARTPAPEAHRIVHRAQERGILWFDTANAYGSGESERILGQALKGRRAQVGIATKAGLARVQGKPEGLAAATVERALEQSLERLGTDAVDLFYLHQPDPAVPLEETLGAVERLLRAGKARHWGVSNFAAWQVLELNTLCDARGMPRPAVSQVMYNLLVRQIELEYLPFTRRYPVHTTVYNPLAGGVLTGRYAPGAAPPRGSRLGTNRLYQNRYGSERLLAQVEALGAVASDGGMTRVELAYAWLLARPGVDSVLVGPGSVEHLDAALEAQTRVLSPDTLARVEDLFQAFTGTDARYAR; encoded by the coding sequence ATGCGCCTCGCGGATTCTCCCCTTGCCCCCTGGCTGGCCCCCCGTCCCGAGGGGGCCCCTCGTCCCCCGGTCCTGTCCTTGGGGACGATGAACTTCGGCGCGCGCACCCCGGCCCCCGAGGCCCACCGCATCGTCCACCGGGCCCAGGAGCGCGGCATCCTCTGGTTCGACACGGCCAATGCCTACGGCTCGGGCGAGTCCGAGCGCATCCTGGGACAGGCCTTGAAGGGCCGGCGGGCGCAGGTGGGCATCGCCACCAAGGCGGGCCTGGCCCGGGTGCAGGGAAAGCCCGAGGGGCTCGCCGCCGCCACCGTGGAGCGCGCGCTGGAGCAGAGCCTGGAGCGCCTGGGCACCGATGCCGTGGACCTCTTCTACCTCCACCAGCCGGACCCGGCGGTGCCCCTCGAAGAGACGCTGGGGGCCGTGGAGCGGCTGCTGCGCGCGGGGAAGGCGCGGCACTGGGGGGTGTCCAACTTCGCGGCGTGGCAGGTGCTGGAGCTGAACACGCTGTGCGACGCGCGCGGCATGCCCCGGCCCGCCGTCTCCCAGGTGATGTACAACCTGCTCGTGCGCCAGATTGAGCTGGAGTACCTGCCCTTCACCCGCCGCTACCCTGTGCACACCACCGTCTACAATCCGCTCGCGGGCGGCGTGCTCACGGGCCGCTACGCTCCGGGCGCCGCGCCGCCCCGGGGCTCCCGGCTGGGCACGAACCGGCTGTACCAGAACCGCTATGGCTCGGAGCGGCTGCTGGCGCAGGTGGAGGCCCTGGGGGCCGTGGCCTCGGACGGGGGCATGACGCGGGTGGAGCTGGCCTACGCGTGGCTCCTGGCCCGGCCTGGCGTGGACTCCGTGCTGGTGGGGCCCGGCTCCGTCGAGCACCTGGACGCCGCGCTGGAGGCCCAGACACGGGTCCTGTCCCCGGACACGCTCGCGCGCGTAGAGGACCTGTTCCAGGCGTTCACCGGCACGGACGCGCGCTACGCGAGGTGA
- a CDS encoding alpha/beta hydrolase, with product MGPLWVARATASRGTAARDELARLEGMHHVWGDPMSYRRLTRFVVAPDGSRIAYHTHHGKLPSETFLQEMAGWPPVLLTNGIGSSENFWRHIVANLEQDHRVVHWNYRGHGESGDSLSGDYGIPTHVEDLERVTETMMAEGNGRAPHHIAFSMGVRVVLELYRRRPELVPAMTLIAGPAGATGGQDARWTGRLGQGALKQVLRAATPLVPLASPAVRMFLGSPLAYSVGRLTGALRARAPREDIQELFVAVRQMNPTAYWRTLQGLLEGDAWDVLSTVKVPVQLIAAANDQLVPLREMQRMRRQLPHAHWLLVEDAGHAGLVEAGDEIADAVRTFLVDHCLEPSAGPARPDAP from the coding sequence ATGGGCCCACTCTGGGTGGCCCGCGCCACGGCGTCCAGGGGGACGGCGGCCCGGGATGAGCTTGCGCGCCTGGAGGGCATGCACCATGTATGGGGCGATCCCATGTCCTACCGCCGCCTCACCCGCTTCGTCGTTGCCCCGGATGGGAGCCGGATCGCCTACCACACGCACCACGGCAAGCTGCCCAGCGAGACCTTTCTGCAGGAGATGGCCGGCTGGCCGCCGGTTCTGTTGACCAACGGAATTGGTTCCTCGGAGAACTTCTGGCGCCACATCGTGGCCAACCTGGAGCAAGACCACCGGGTGGTGCACTGGAACTACCGCGGCCACGGCGAGAGCGGCGACTCGCTGAGCGGGGACTACGGCATCCCCACGCATGTGGAGGACCTGGAGCGGGTGACCGAGACCATGATGGCGGAGGGCAACGGCCGGGCGCCCCACCACATCGCCTTCTCCATGGGGGTGCGCGTCGTGCTGGAGCTGTACCGCCGGCGCCCCGAGCTCGTCCCCGCCATGACGCTCATCGCGGGGCCCGCGGGCGCCACCGGCGGGCAGGATGCGCGCTGGACCGGCCGGCTGGGGCAGGGGGCCCTGAAGCAGGTGCTGCGCGCGGCCACGCCCCTGGTGCCCCTGGCCTCCCCGGCCGTGCGGATGTTCCTGGGCAGCCCCCTGGCCTATTCCGTGGGCCGCCTCACCGGGGCCCTGCGGGCCCGGGCGCCCCGGGAGGACATCCAGGAGCTCTTCGTCGCGGTGCGCCAGATGAACCCCACCGCCTACTGGAGGACGCTCCAGGGGCTATTGGAGGGAGACGCCTGGGATGTGCTGTCCACGGTGAAAGTGCCCGTGCAGCTCATCGCGGCGGCCAATGATCAGCTCGTCCCCCTGCGCGAGATGCAGCGCATGCGGCGGCAGTTGCCCCACGCGCACTGGCTGCTGGTGGAGGACGCGGGCCACGCGGGGCTCGTGGAGGCCGGGGACGAGATCGCCGACGCGGTCCGGACCTTTCTTGTGGACCACTGTTTGGAACCCTCCGCTGGACCCGCCCGGCCAGACGCGCCATAA
- a CDS encoding lysophospholipid acyltransferase family protein, whose product MNTLLSVWTWFEIGLVTLLGFILQVALALVTWPFDRRRYVTGRCLRLTGCMAAKLTPFWRFGVHGPVPKQLSPRTVVVSNHESNADPFLISHLPWEMKWLSKASLFKIPVVGWGMWLAGDIPVTRGDQGSAKGAMARCAQWLGRGMPVMIFPEGTRSKTEELLPFKDGAFRLAIEQGADILPLAVSGTHRALPKHSWRFATSRGLVTVGTPISTKGMTLADVERLKGLAREQILALRSTLAPLTAVGGDPALRAP is encoded by the coding sequence ATGAACACCCTTCTTTCCGTCTGGACGTGGTTCGAAATCGGGCTGGTGACGCTGCTGGGGTTCATCCTCCAGGTGGCGCTGGCCCTCGTGACGTGGCCGTTCGACCGGCGCCGGTACGTCACGGGACGGTGCTTGCGGCTCACGGGGTGTATGGCCGCGAAGCTGACCCCCTTCTGGCGCTTCGGCGTCCATGGCCCGGTGCCCAAGCAGCTCTCCCCGCGCACCGTGGTGGTGAGCAACCACGAGTCCAACGCCGATCCGTTCCTCATCTCCCACCTGCCGTGGGAGATGAAGTGGCTGAGCAAGGCGAGCCTCTTCAAGATTCCCGTGGTGGGCTGGGGCATGTGGCTCGCCGGGGACATTCCGGTGACGCGCGGGGACCAGGGGTCCGCCAAGGGCGCCATGGCCCGGTGCGCCCAGTGGCTTGGCCGGGGCATGCCGGTGATGATCTTCCCCGAGGGCACGCGCTCGAAGACGGAGGAGTTGCTGCCCTTCAAGGATGGGGCGTTCCGGCTGGCCATCGAGCAGGGCGCGGACATCCTGCCCCTGGCGGTGAGCGGCACGCACCGGGCCCTGCCCAAGCACTCCTGGCGGTTCGCCACCTCGCGGGGGCTGGTAACGGTGGGCACCCCCATCTCCACGAAAGGCATGACGCTGGCGGACGTGGAGCGGCTCAAGGGCCTGGCCCGCGAGCAGATCCTCGCCCTGCGGAGCACCCTGGCGCCGCTCACGGCCGTGGGCGGGGACCCAGCGCTGCGCGCCCCCTGA
- a CDS encoding universal stress protein, giving the protein MPFLSRILVPVDLSEEALALVQYALHYAQAFSAPLELIHVWEPPQYVAPDLLVAAPGWDSQSLEKVAVDTAHKRLVALAEQVSQPPGALQYRVVVGETATAILRAAEEGKHGLIILGTHGRRGLPRLLMGSVAQKVVARAHCPVLTVHLYEHTK; this is encoded by the coding sequence ATGCCCTTTTTGTCTCGCATCCTGGTTCCCGTGGATCTCTCGGAAGAGGCGCTGGCGCTCGTGCAGTACGCCCTCCATTACGCTCAGGCGTTCAGTGCCCCGCTGGAGCTGATCCACGTCTGGGAGCCCCCACAATACGTGGCGCCGGATCTGCTCGTGGCCGCGCCGGGGTGGGACTCCCAATCCCTGGAGAAGGTGGCCGTCGACACCGCCCACAAGCGCCTGGTGGCGCTGGCGGAACAGGTGAGCCAGCCCCCCGGCGCGCTCCAGTACCGGGTGGTGGTGGGGGAAACGGCCACGGCCATTCTGCGTGCCGCCGAGGAGGGCAAGCACGGCCTCATCATCCTGGGCACCCATGGCCGCCGGGGCCTGCCCCGCCTGCTGATGGGCAGCGTGGCGCAGAAGGTGGTCGCCCGGGCCCACTGCCCCGTGCTCACCGTCCACCTCTACGAGCACACGAAGTAG